In Streptomyces sp. P3, one DNA window encodes the following:
- a CDS encoding ATP-binding protein, which yields MADHLEATLTLPSDPASVSTARAFVAGALGEWGLPADAEAADTVRLIVSELATNAVQHTFGQSPTFTVDLVLDREERLSIGVTDSHPRFPQRLPAAVQQDNGRGMVIIRWLTAEAGGRLSVRPTREGGKTVVVELPWTVPVAEPAAGVLAVPAEGELPGR from the coding sequence ATGGCAGACCACCTGGAAGCAACCCTCACTCTGCCGAGCGATCCCGCCTCGGTCTCCACGGCCCGGGCCTTCGTGGCCGGCGCCCTCGGCGAGTGGGGCCTGCCCGCGGACGCCGAGGCGGCCGACACCGTCCGTCTGATCGTCTCGGAACTCGCCACCAACGCCGTACAGCACACCTTCGGTCAGTCACCCACCTTCACGGTGGACCTGGTCCTCGACCGCGAAGAACGGCTGAGCATCGGCGTCACCGACAGTCATCCGCGCTTCCCGCAACGACTGCCGGCCGCCGTCCAGCAGGACAACGGCCGAGGCATGGTGATCATTCGCTGGCTGACCGCGGAGGCCGGCGGCAGACTCAGCGTGCGGCCCACCCGGGAGGGCGGCAAGACGGTCGTCGTCGAGCTCCCGTGGACCGTCCCGGTGGCGGAGCCGGCTGCCGGGGTCCTGGCGGTCCCGGCGGAGGGTGAGCTCCCGGGGCGGTGA
- a CDS encoding C40 family peptidase, giving the protein MTALNRVPSLMARAGTASAFAIAAVGGTVVVPGLAPDAAAATPATKALQVAASKKGAPYKYGATGPKRFDCSGLTLYSFKKAGKSLPRTAAQQYNKTKHISASSRRAGDLVFFHSGSNVYHVGIYAGKGKIWHSPKTGDVVKLQKIWTKSVWYGRVR; this is encoded by the coding sequence ATGACTGCGCTCAATCGTGTCCCGTCGCTCATGGCCCGGGCCGGTACGGCCTCGGCGTTCGCCATCGCCGCCGTGGGCGGCACGGTCGTGGTCCCGGGGCTCGCTCCGGACGCCGCGGCCGCCACACCGGCGACGAAGGCGCTGCAGGTCGCGGCCTCCAAGAAGGGTGCACCGTACAAGTACGGGGCCACCGGGCCGAAGAGGTTCGACTGCTCGGGGCTCACGCTGTACTCGTTCAAGAAGGCGGGCAAGAGTCTGCCGCGGACGGCGGCCCAGCAGTACAACAAGACGAAGCACATTTCGGCGTCCAGCCGCAGGGCGGGCGACCTGGTGTTCTTCCACTCGGGGTCGAACGTATACCACGTCGGGATCTACGCGGGTAAGGGCAAGATCTGGCACTCGCCGAAGACCGGGGACGTGGTGAAGCTGCAGAAGATCTGGACCAAGAGCGTCTGGTACGGCCGGGTCCGCTAG
- a CDS encoding ATP-dependent Clp protease proteolytic subunit translates to MQRPSARHVLPEFTERTSSGHRTMDPYAKLLEERIVFLGAPVDDVSANDVTAQFMYLEHRDPDRDIALYINSPGGSFSAMTALYDTIRFVTCAVSTTCLGQAGTSAAVLLAAGTPGKRFALPGARMTVRQPSLPEPVEGQASDLALRAEELARTRAALEGMLVRHTGRTPEQVTSDIERGTFLTAPEAVAYGLVDGIVPSRKASAGAQGGR, encoded by the coding sequence ATGCAGCGACCGTCCGCCCGCCATGTCCTGCCCGAGTTCACCGAACGGACGAGTTCGGGGCACCGCACGATGGATCCGTACGCGAAGCTGCTGGAGGAGCGGATCGTCTTCCTGGGCGCCCCGGTCGACGACGTCTCGGCGAACGACGTGACGGCCCAGTTCATGTACCTCGAGCACAGGGACCCGGACCGGGACATCGCGCTGTACATCAACTCCCCCGGCGGCTCGTTCAGTGCCATGACGGCCCTGTACGACACGATCCGGTTCGTCACCTGCGCCGTGTCGACGACGTGTCTGGGGCAGGCGGGCACGTCGGCCGCGGTCCTGCTGGCCGCGGGCACGCCGGGCAAGCGGTTCGCCCTGCCGGGGGCGCGGATGACGGTCCGCCAGCCGTCGCTGCCCGAACCCGTCGAGGGCCAGGCCAGTGACCTGGCCCTCCGGGCCGAGGAGCTGGCCCGCACCCGTGCGGCCCTGGAGGGGATGCTCGTGCGGCACACCGGGCGGACGCCGGAGCAGGTGACCTCGGACATCGAGCGGGGCACGTTCCTCACCGCCCCGGAAGCGGTGGCGTACGGCCTGGTGGACGGGATCGTCCCGAGCCGCAAGGCGTCCGCCGGGGCGCAGGGCGGGAGGTGA
- a CDS encoding type II toxin-antitoxin system Phd/YefM family antitoxin has product MAYEIPVTQARAELADLINRVVYGGERVVVTRHGKPLVALVSAADLERLDELDRPAEEQVIRSVSAVREVASAPREQQRFGIAAEHRGVGPS; this is encoded by the coding sequence ATGGCCTACGAGATTCCGGTGACGCAAGCCAGGGCTGAACTCGCCGACCTGATCAACCGCGTGGTGTACGGCGGTGAGCGCGTCGTCGTGACCCGGCACGGCAAACCCCTCGTCGCCCTCGTCTCCGCCGCCGACCTCGAACGACTGGACGAACTGGACCGTCCGGCCGAGGAGCAGGTGATCCGCTCGGTCTCCGCCGTGCGTGAGGTCGCCTCCGCTCCCCGCGAACAGCAGCGGTTCGGGATCGCCGCGGAACATCGGGGGGTCGGCCCGTCGTAG
- a CDS encoding urease subunit gamma, giving the protein MQLTPHEQERLLIHVAADVAEKRRARGLKLNHPEAVALITSHIIEGARDGRTVAELMSSGRELLTRDDVMEGIPEMIHDVQVEATFPDGTKLVTVHDPIV; this is encoded by the coding sequence GTGCAACTGACCCCGCACGAGCAGGAGAGGCTGCTGATCCACGTGGCGGCCGACGTCGCAGAGAAGCGCCGGGCCCGCGGGCTCAAGCTCAACCACCCCGAGGCGGTGGCCCTCATCACGTCGCACATCATCGAGGGCGCGCGGGACGGCCGCACGGTCGCCGAGCTCATGTCCTCCGGCCGCGAACTGCTCACCCGCGACGACGTCATGGAGGGCATCCCCGAGATGATCCACGACGTCCAGGTCGAGGCCACCTTCCCCGACGGCACCAAGCTCGTCACCGTCCACGACCCGATCGTCTGA
- a CDS encoding urease subunit beta, with amino-acid sequence MIPGEILFAEEPVVYNEGRAVTRLTVLNAADRPVQVGSHYHFAEANPGLEFDRAAAHGRRLNVAAGTAVRFEPGIPVEVELVPLAGDRIVPGLRGETGGALDA; translated from the coding sequence ATGATTCCCGGAGAGATCCTCTTCGCCGAGGAGCCGGTCGTGTACAACGAGGGCCGTGCCGTCACCCGGCTCACCGTGCTCAACGCCGCCGACCGGCCCGTCCAGGTCGGCTCCCACTACCACTTCGCCGAGGCGAACCCGGGCCTGGAGTTCGACCGGGCCGCCGCGCACGGCAGGCGGCTGAACGTCGCCGCCGGCACCGCCGTGCGCTTCGAGCCCGGGATCCCCGTCGAGGTCGAACTCGTCCCCCTGGCGGGCGACCGGATCGTGCCCGGACTGCGCGGGGAGACCGGAGGTGCCCTCGATGCCTGA
- a CDS encoding urease subunit alpha: MPEISRAAYADLFGPTTGDRIRLADTDLLIEVEEDRCGGPGLAGDEAVFGGGKVIRESMGQSRATRAEGTPDTVVTGAVVVDHWGVVKADVGIRDGRITGIGKAGNPDTMDGVHPDLVIGPETEVIAGNGRILTAGAVDAHVHFICPQIADEALASGVTTLVGGGTGPAEGSKATTVTPGPWHLARMLEAMERYPLNIGFLGKGNTVSQEAMLSQIRGGALGLKLHEDWGSTPAVIDASLTVADRTGIQVAIHTDTLNEAGFVGDTLAAIAGRGIHAYHTEGAGGGHAPDIMTVVSEPHVLPSSTNPTRPYTVNTAEEHLDMLMVCHHLNPAVPEDLAFAESRIRPSTIGAEDVLHDLGAISIISSDSQAMGRVGEVILRTWQTAHVMKRRRGALPGDGRADNHRVRRYIAKYTINPALAQGLAREIGSVESGKLADLVLWEPAFFGVKPHLVIKGGQIAYAQMGDANASIPTPQPILPRPMYGAIGRAPASNSFNFVAPLAIEDGLPERLQLGKKFLAIDSTRGVTKADMRENDARPRVRVDPDRFAVHIDGELVEATPAAELPMAQRYFLF; the protein is encoded by the coding sequence ATGCCTGAGATCTCGCGTGCCGCGTACGCGGACCTGTTCGGCCCCACGACCGGCGACCGCATCCGGCTCGCCGACACCGATCTGCTGATCGAGGTCGAGGAGGACCGCTGCGGCGGCCCCGGACTCGCCGGTGACGAGGCGGTGTTCGGCGGCGGCAAGGTCATCCGTGAGTCCATGGGCCAGTCGCGGGCCACCCGCGCGGAGGGCACGCCCGACACGGTCGTCACGGGCGCGGTCGTCGTGGACCACTGGGGCGTGGTGAAGGCGGACGTCGGCATCCGGGACGGGCGGATCACCGGCATCGGCAAGGCCGGCAACCCCGACACGATGGACGGCGTCCACCCGGACCTCGTCATCGGCCCGGAGACGGAGGTGATCGCCGGCAACGGACGGATCCTGACCGCCGGCGCGGTCGACGCGCACGTCCACTTCATCTGTCCGCAGATCGCCGACGAGGCCCTCGCGTCCGGCGTCACCACGCTCGTCGGCGGCGGAACGGGACCGGCCGAGGGCTCCAAGGCGACCACCGTGACGCCCGGCCCGTGGCACCTCGCGCGGATGCTGGAGGCGATGGAGCGGTACCCGCTGAACATCGGCTTCCTCGGCAAGGGCAACACCGTCTCGCAGGAGGCGATGCTCTCGCAGATCCGCGGCGGGGCGCTGGGGCTGAAGCTGCACGAGGACTGGGGCTCGACCCCGGCCGTCATCGACGCCTCGCTGACCGTCGCCGACCGCACCGGCATCCAGGTCGCGATCCACACCGACACGCTCAACGAGGCCGGGTTCGTGGGCGACACGCTGGCCGCGATCGCCGGACGCGGCATCCACGCGTACCACACCGAGGGCGCGGGCGGCGGGCACGCGCCGGACATCATGACCGTCGTCTCCGAGCCGCACGTGCTGCCGAGCTCGACCAACCCGACGCGGCCGTACACGGTCAACACGGCCGAGGAACACCTCGACATGCTGATGGTGTGTCACCACCTCAACCCGGCCGTCCCGGAGGACCTGGCGTTCGCCGAGTCGCGGATCCGGCCCTCGACGATCGGCGCCGAGGACGTCCTGCACGACCTCGGGGCGATCTCGATCATCTCCTCCGACTCCCAGGCGATGGGCCGCGTCGGCGAGGTGATCCTGCGGACCTGGCAGACGGCGCACGTGATGAAGCGGCGGCGCGGCGCGCTCCCAGGGGACGGGAGGGCGGACAACCACCGTGTCCGCCGCTACATCGCCAAGTACACGATCAACCCGGCCCTCGCGCAGGGGCTGGCCCGCGAGATCGGGTCCGTCGAGAGCGGCAAGCTCGCCGACCTGGTGCTGTGGGAACCGGCGTTCTTCGGCGTCAAGCCGCACCTCGTCATCAAGGGCGGGCAGATCGCCTACGCCCAGATGGGCGACGCCAACGCCTCGATCCCGACGCCGCAGCCCATCCTGCCGCGTCCGATGTACGGCGCGATCGGCCGGGCGCCCGCCTCGAACTCGTTCAACTTCGTGGCGCCGCTCGCGATCGAGGACGGACTGCCCGAACGTCTGCAGCTGGGCAAGAAGTTCCTCGCCATCGACTCCACGCGCGGTGTCACCAAGGCGGACATGCGGGAGAACGACGCCCGGCCGCGCGTCCGGGTCGACCCGGACAGGTTCGCCGTGCACATCGACGGGGAGCTCGTCGAGGCGACTCCGGCGGCCGAACTGCCCATGGCACAGCGCTACTTCCTATTCTGA
- a CDS encoding urease accessory protein UreF, which translates to MTRAALLVLADGRFPAGGHAHSGGAEEAVKAGRITGAASLEAFCRGRLHTAGLVAAALAAAAAAGADPAQLDAAADARTPSPALRLVQRRLGRQLMRAARAAWPSAELDALAAEFPKGTHQPVVWGLTARAAGLGAADAAYCAVYESVSGPATAVVRLLSLDPFQATAVLARLAPELDLVVDRAVARGTAVPAEGVDVLPSASAPLLEIGAEVHAAWPMRLFAS; encoded by the coding sequence GTGACCAGAGCGGCACTGCTCGTCCTCGCCGACGGCCGTTTCCCCGCCGGAGGGCATGCGCACTCCGGCGGGGCGGAGGAGGCCGTCAAGGCGGGACGGATCACCGGCGCGGCGAGCCTCGAGGCGTTCTGCCGCGGCAGGCTGCACACGGCCGGACTCGTGGCGGCGGCGCTGGCGGCGGCGGCCGCCGCCGGGGCGGACCCGGCGCAGCTGGACGCCGCGGCGGACGCCCGCACCCCCTCCCCGGCACTGCGGCTGGTCCAGCGCAGACTCGGCCGGCAGCTGATGCGGGCCGCCCGGGCGGCCTGGCCGAGCGCCGAACTGGACGCGCTGGCCGCGGAGTTCCCCAAGGGCACGCATCAGCCGGTGGTGTGGGGGCTGACGGCGCGGGCGGCCGGGCTGGGGGCGGCCGACGCGGCGTACTGCGCGGTCTACGAGAGCGTGAGCGGACCGGCCACCGCCGTCGTGCGGTTGCTGAGCCTCGACCCCTTCCAGGCGACGGCGGTGCTGGCCCGGCTGGCGCCGGAGCTGGACCTGGTGGTCGACCGGGCCGTGGCCCGCGGGACGGCGGTGCCGGCGGAGGGCGTCGACGTGCTGCCCTCCGCGTCCGCTCCGCTGCTGGAGATCGGGGCGGAGGTGCACGCGGCCTGGCCCATGCGGCTGTTCGCCTCCTGA
- the ureG gene encoding urease accessory protein UreG, producing MHLDHIHQGPAAVGADARRPDGSRRALRIGLGGPVGSGKTATVAALCRALRDELSLAVVTNDIYTREDAEFLLREAVLPPERITAVETGACPHTAIRDDISANLEAVEDLEDAVGPLDLILVESGGDNLTATFSRGLVDAQIFVIDVAGGDDIPRKGGPGVTTADLLVVNKTDLAPYVGSDLARMAADAKEQRAELPVVLQSLRGGSGVAAVAAWVRSRLAAWRA from the coding sequence ATGCATCTCGACCACATCCACCAGGGTCCCGCCGCCGTCGGCGCCGACGCCCGGCGGCCCGACGGCTCGCGGCGTGCGCTGCGCATCGGGCTCGGCGGGCCCGTCGGGTCCGGCAAGACCGCCACCGTCGCGGCGCTGTGCCGGGCCCTGCGGGACGAACTGTCCCTGGCCGTCGTCACCAACGACATCTACACCCGTGAGGACGCCGAGTTCCTGCTGCGGGAGGCCGTGCTGCCGCCCGAGCGGATCACCGCCGTCGAGACGGGCGCCTGCCCGCACACCGCGATCCGGGACGACATCTCCGCCAACCTCGAAGCGGTGGAGGACCTGGAGGACGCGGTGGGGCCGCTGGATCTCATCCTGGTCGAGTCGGGCGGGGACAATCTCACCGCCACCTTCTCCAGGGGGCTGGTGGACGCCCAGATCTTCGTCATCGACGTGGCGGGCGGGGACGACATCCCGCGCAAGGGCGGCCCGGGCGTCACCACCGCCGATCTGCTCGTCGTCAACAAGACCGACCTCGCGCCGTACGTGGGTTCCGACCTCGCCCGCATGGCGGCCGACGCCAAGGAGCAGCGGGCCGAACTGCCCGTCGTCCTGCAGTCCCTGCGCGGCGGGAGCGGCGTGGCGGCCGTCGCCGCATGGGTGCGTTCGCGGCTCGCCGCCTGGAGGGCGTGA
- a CDS encoding urease accessory protein UreD, whose product MGGVCATARIRAKADGRGGTSLPVLESDGPLALRRTRAVGDEARVLLVGAMSGPLGGDRFAVEAEVGGGARLRVGSAAATIALPGQTKDEARYDVRLGVADGGELHWLPEQLISAGGSDLSVATRVDLGAGARLVLREEQVLGRVGEEPGRLTSRLVVKVAGRTVLDQELACGPGAPGGWDGPAVLAGHRAVGQLVVVRPEFADRPVTARTVGAQACVMPLAGPAALVTALASDGLRLRRVLDEALADLGIR is encoded by the coding sequence ATGGGCGGGGTGTGCGCCACCGCACGGATCAGGGCGAAGGCCGACGGGCGCGGAGGCACCTCCCTGCCCGTGCTGGAAAGTGACGGACCGCTCGCCCTGCGGCGCACCAGGGCTGTCGGCGACGAGGCGCGCGTCCTGCTCGTCGGGGCGATGAGCGGGCCCCTCGGCGGTGACCGGTTCGCCGTGGAGGCGGAGGTCGGCGGTGGCGCCCGGCTGCGGGTCGGCTCGGCCGCCGCCACCATCGCCCTGCCCGGCCAGACGAAGGACGAGGCCCGCTACGACGTTCGCCTCGGCGTCGCCGACGGCGGCGAACTGCACTGGCTGCCCGAGCAGTTGATCTCGGCGGGCGGCAGCGACCTGTCCGTCGCCACGCGCGTCGACCTCGGCGCCGGCGCCCGCCTGGTGCTGCGCGAGGAGCAGGTGCTCGGGCGGGTGGGGGAGGAGCCGGGCCGGCTGACCAGCCGACTGGTCGTGAAGGTCGCCGGACGCACCGTCCTCGATCAGGAACTGGCCTGCGGACCGGGTGCGCCCGGCGGCTGGGACGGCCCCGCCGTGCTCGCCGGCCACCGTGCCGTCGGACAACTCGTCGTCGTCCGACCGGAGTTCGCGGACCGGCCGGTCACGGCCCGCACGGTCGGCGCACAGGCCTGCGTCATGCCGTTGGCCGGCCCCGCCGCGCTCGTCACGGCCCTGGCGTCCGACGGACTGCGGTTGCGCCGCGTACTGGACGAAGCCCTCGCCGACCTGGGCATCCGGTGA
- a CDS encoding alpha/beta hydrolase, which yields MKDIRPNKRIAALGSAGILVTATLLAGAVTAPTASATSSRPGQDREARGAAIAAERAAKAGIDWQDCPADWGLEKPIKCGWVTVPVDYARPNGKQIKLAVDRIGNTGTAQERQGALVYNPGGPGGSGLRFPRRVTTKAPVWAGVAKAYDFVGFDPRGVGHSAPISCMDPQEFVKAPKADPVPDTTADKYAQRKLAREYAQGCAERTGKAMLQQMTTPNTVRDLDVIRAALGERKLNFLGVSYGTYLGAVYGTMFPGHLRRMVVDSVVNPSREKVWYEANLDQDVAFEGRWKDWQDWVAANDATFHLGTTRAAVQAKWLQLRATAKKNPIGGVVGPAELISFFQSAPYYDSSWVPVATVFSAYFAGDTKALVDAASPDLTDTAGNISSENGNAVYTAVECTDAKWPTSWKKWDRDNTALHKNHPFMTWANAWMNLPCATWPVKQQTPVHVTTHKGLPQVLIVQSTNDAATPYEGAVELHKRFQGSRLITEKGAGSHGVTSLVNTCINSRVDAYLLTGKLDRSDVTCAPHATPKP from the coding sequence TTGAAGGACATACGACCGAACAAGCGCATCGCAGCGCTGGGCTCGGCGGGCATACTCGTCACCGCGACTCTGCTCGCCGGCGCCGTCACAGCGCCCACGGCGAGCGCGACCAGCAGTCGTCCGGGACAGGACCGTGAGGCGCGGGGCGCGGCGATCGCCGCCGAGCGCGCCGCGAAGGCAGGCATCGACTGGCAGGACTGCCCGGCCGACTGGGGCCTGGAGAAGCCGATCAAGTGCGGCTGGGTCACCGTTCCGGTCGACTACGCCAGGCCGAACGGCAAGCAGATCAAGCTCGCCGTCGACCGCATCGGCAACACGGGCACGGCTCAGGAGCGCCAGGGGGCGCTCGTCTACAACCCCGGCGGTCCCGGCGGCTCCGGCCTGCGCTTCCCGCGCCGCGTCACCACCAAGGCGCCCGTATGGGCCGGCGTGGCCAAGGCCTACGACTTCGTCGGCTTCGACCCGCGTGGCGTGGGCCACTCCGCGCCCATCTCCTGCATGGACCCGCAGGAGTTCGTCAAGGCGCCCAAGGCCGACCCGGTCCCGGACACCACGGCCGACAAGTACGCCCAGCGCAAGCTCGCCCGTGAGTACGCGCAGGGCTGCGCCGAGCGCACCGGCAAGGCCATGCTCCAGCAGATGACCACGCCGAACACCGTGCGCGACCTGGACGTCATCCGCGCCGCCCTCGGCGAGCGCAAGCTCAACTTCCTCGGTGTCTCCTACGGCACCTACCTCGGCGCCGTGTACGGCACGATGTTCCCGGGCCACCTGCGCCGCATGGTCGTCGACAGCGTGGTCAACCCCTCCCGCGAGAAGGTCTGGTACGAGGCCAACCTCGACCAGGACGTCGCCTTCGAGGGCCGCTGGAAGGACTGGCAGGACTGGGTCGCCGCCAACGACGCGACCTTCCACCTCGGCACGACCCGCGCCGCCGTCCAGGCCAAGTGGCTCCAGCTGCGCGCCACCGCGAAGAAGAACCCGATCGGCGGCGTCGTCGGCCCCGCCGAGCTCATCTCCTTCTTCCAGAGCGCTCCGTACTACGACTCCTCGTGGGTGCCGGTCGCCACCGTCTTCAGCGCGTACTTCGCCGGGGACACCAAGGCCCTCGTCGACGCGGCCTCTCCCGACCTGACGGACACCGCCGGCAACATCTCCTCGGAGAACGGCAACGCCGTCTACACGGCCGTCGAGTGCACCGACGCCAAGTGGCCCACCAGTTGGAAGAAGTGGGACCGGGACAACACGGCGCTCCACAAGAACCACCCGTTCATGACGTGGGCCAACGCCTGGATGAACCTGCCCTGCGCCACCTGGCCGGTCAAGCAGCAGACTCCGGTGCACGTCACCACGCACAAGGGTCTGCCCCAGGTGCTCATCGTGCAGTCCACGAACGACGCGGCCACCCCGTACGAGGGCGCCGTCGAGCTGCACAAGCGCTTCCAGGGCTCCCGCCTGATCACCGAGAAGGGCGCGGGCTCCCACGGTGTCACCAGCCTGGTGAACACCTGCATCAACAGCCGGGTCGACGCCTACCTCCTCACCGGCAAGCTGGACCGGTCGGACGTGACCTGCGCGCCGCACGCCACGCCCAAGCCGTAG
- a CDS encoding 1-acyl-sn-glycerol-3-phosphate acyltransferase, with translation MFYYLLKYVVLGPLLRLLFRPRIEGLEHVPDSGAAIIAGNHLSFSDHFLMPAILKRRITFLAKAEYFTGPGLKGRLTAAFFRSAGQIPVDRSGKEAGQAAIREGLGVLNKDELLGIYPEGTRSHDGRLYKGKVGVAVMALRAQAPVIPCAMIGTFEAQPPGKILPTLHPVVIRFGKPLDFSRYLGMEHEKAVLRAITDEIMYAILSLSEQEYVDQYAAVAKAEETAAKAEAEKSGKGRKFPRLPSR, from the coding sequence TTGTTCTACTACCTCCTGAAGTACGTGGTGTTGGGGCCGCTGCTGCGACTGCTCTTCCGCCCCCGAATAGAGGGTCTGGAACATGTGCCGGACTCGGGAGCCGCCATCATCGCGGGCAATCACCTGTCGTTCTCGGACCACTTCCTGATGCCCGCGATCCTCAAACGGCGCATCACGTTCCTCGCGAAGGCCGAGTACTTCACGGGTCCCGGCCTCAAGGGCCGGCTGACCGCGGCCTTCTTCCGCAGCGCGGGCCAGATCCCGGTGGACCGTTCCGGCAAGGAGGCCGGCCAGGCCGCGATCCGCGAGGGGCTGGGGGTGCTGAACAAGGACGAGTTGCTCGGCATCTACCCGGAGGGCACCCGCTCCCACGACGGGCGGCTCTACAAGGGCAAGGTGGGCGTCGCCGTGATGGCCCTGCGGGCGCAGGCGCCGGTGATCCCCTGCGCGATGATCGGCACCTTCGAGGCGCAGCCGCCGGGCAAGATCCTCCCGACCCTGCACCCGGTCGTGATCCGCTTCGGCAAGCCCCTCGACTTCTCCCGCTACCTCGGCATGGAGCACGAGAAGGCCGTACTGCGCGCGATCACCGACGAGATCATGTACGCCATCCTCTCGCTCTCCGAGCAGGAGTACGTCGACCAGTACGCGGCCGTCGCCAAGGCGGAGGAGACCGCTGCCAAGGCGGAGGCGGAGAAGTCGGGGAAGGGACGCAAGTTCCCCCGGCTGCCGTCGAGGTGA
- a CDS encoding PP2C family protein-serine/threonine phosphatase, translating into MNDTAIDYAAVFQALPGMVALLTPGLVYADANEEFLRVAGRKREQVVGRHLFDVFPDNPEDPGANGMRNLEASLLRVLATGERDTMALQRYDVESAERPGEWEERYWSPVNAPVYGPDGSVLLLVHRVEEVTELIRARGRRGSAAEVGRVGSRSRVLEAELYTRARELQELNERLRLAHAREREVALALQEAMLPARLQVGHRRAAVRYRPAVGALNVCGDWYDLVDLVGGNRIAVSVGDVVGHGLEAAGVMGQLRSALSATSRVARGPGEALNVLGRYAHVVDGAESATAVTTFIDFDHHTITYSSAGHPPPVLVHADGRVEFLDRATDPPLDARPDPAPRTEARTTYGDGATLALYTDGLIERRREDIYTGLNRLADALARHRDADPESLADAVLWELLPPGGATDDTALVVVRL; encoded by the coding sequence ATGAACGACACGGCGATCGACTACGCGGCGGTGTTCCAGGCCCTGCCGGGAATGGTGGCGCTGCTCACGCCCGGGCTGGTGTACGCGGACGCCAACGAGGAGTTCCTGCGGGTGGCCGGCCGCAAGCGCGAGCAGGTGGTCGGTCGGCACCTCTTCGACGTCTTCCCCGACAACCCCGAGGACCCCGGCGCGAACGGCATGCGCAATCTGGAGGCGTCGCTGCTCCGGGTGCTGGCCACCGGCGAGCGGGACACCATGGCGCTGCAGCGCTACGACGTCGAGTCGGCCGAACGGCCCGGCGAGTGGGAGGAGCGCTACTGGAGCCCGGTCAACGCCCCGGTGTACGGCCCGGACGGATCGGTGTTGCTGCTGGTGCACCGCGTCGAGGAGGTCACCGAGCTGATCCGGGCCCGCGGCAGGCGCGGGTCGGCCGCGGAGGTCGGGCGGGTCGGCAGCCGGAGCCGGGTGCTGGAGGCAGAGCTGTACACGCGCGCCCGTGAGCTGCAGGAGCTCAACGAACGGCTGCGGCTGGCCCACGCCCGCGAGCGCGAGGTGGCGCTCGCCCTCCAGGAGGCGATGCTGCCCGCCCGCCTGCAGGTCGGGCACCGCCGGGCCGCGGTGCGCTACCGGCCGGCGGTCGGCGCGCTCAACGTGTGCGGGGACTGGTACGACCTGGTCGACCTGGTCGGCGGCAACCGCATCGCGGTGTCGGTCGGCGACGTCGTCGGACACGGTCTGGAGGCCGCCGGGGTGATGGGCCAGCTGCGCAGCGCGCTCAGCGCGACCTCCCGGGTGGCCCGGGGGCCCGGCGAGGCGCTGAACGTCCTCGGGCGGTACGCGCACGTCGTGGACGGCGCCGAGTCGGCCACCGCGGTCACCACGTTCATCGACTTCGACCATCACACCATCACCTACAGCAGCGCCGGACACCCGCCGCCCGTCCTCGTGCACGCCGACGGGCGGGTGGAGTTCCTCGACCGGGCGACCGACCCCCCGCTGGACGCCCGGCCCGACCCCGCCCCGCGGACCGAGGCGCGCACCACGTACGGCGACGGCGCCACCCTGGCCCTGTACACGGACGGTCTGATCGAGCGGCGACGGGAGGACATCTACACAGGGCTGAACCGCCTCGCGGACGCGCTGGCCCGGCATCGGGACGCCGACCCCGAGAGCCTCGCCGACGCGGTGCTGTGGGAGCTCCTGCCTCCGGGCGGCGCCACCGACGACACGGCCCTGGTCGTCGTACGGCTGTGA